The following are encoded together in the Lactuca sativa cultivar Salinas chromosome 1, Lsat_Salinas_v11, whole genome shotgun sequence genome:
- the LOC111900567 gene encoding EH domain-containing protein 1 isoform X2, with amino-acid sequence MEIVSTSIASCPNEHRKIYQQWFDYIDSDDDGRITGIEASEFLAMSKLAKHDLKQVWAIADSKRQGFLCFKEFITAMQLVTLAQAGHDLSIDLLRNTDVERLELPSIEGLGQFLAKRNASRNDAGAESNGTPPFSSIPKLNTFFSSKSTKKRALNDVTSIVDGLKKLYNEKLKPLEIAYQYNDFASPLLTDSDFYGKPMVMLLGQYSTGKTTFLKHILKCNYPGAHIGPEPTTDRFIVVMNGPDERTIPGNTVAVRPDMPFAGLSTFGGAFLSKFECSEMPHSLLDHISLVDSPGVLSGEKQRTQRSYDFTGVIKWFAEKCDLILLLFDPHKLDISDEFKRVITSLNGQNDKIRVVLNKADQVDTQKLMRVYGALMWSLGKFLNTPEVARVYIGSFNDKPLKEGVVDAMIKELFEKEQDDLLLDLIDIPKKACDRRINEFVKRARAAKIHAYIIGHLKKEMPSMLGKTKAQQKLIDNLQDEFAKILNSLRKFLLRIISISLRK; translated from the exons ATGGAGATTGTCTCTACCTCAATTGCCTCTTGTCCAAACGAGCATCGGAAAATCTATCAACAATGGTTCGACTACATCGATTCAG ATGATGATGGTCGGATAACAGGAATTGAAGCATCAGAGTTTTTAGCTATGTCAAAGTTAGCAAAGCATGACCTTAAGCAG GTTTGGGCAATTGCAGACTCTAAGAGGCAaggttttttatgttttaaagagttCATCACTGCTATGCAG TTGGTGACTCTAGCACAAGCAGGACATGATCTAAGTATAGATTTATTGAGAAACACAG ATGTGGAACGTTTGGAACTTCCATCGATAGAAGGGTTGGGTCAGTTTCTTGCG AAGCGTAATGCTTCAAGAAATGATGCTGGAGCTGAATCAAATG GAACTCCTCCATTTTCAAGTATCCCAAAGCTTAAcacttttttttcttcaaaatctaCCAAGAAG AGAGCACTTAATGATGTGACATCAATAGTTGATGGATTAAAGAAATTGTATAATGAAAAGCTAAAGCCATTGGAAATTGCTTACCAATACAATGACTTTGCATCTCCTTTATTG ACAGACAGCGATTTTTATGGCAAGCCTATGGTAATGCTTCTTGGTCAATACTCAACAGGGAAAAcaacatttttaaaacatatactcaAATGCAATTACCCAG GAGCCCACATTGGACCCGAGCCAACAACCGATAGATTTATTGTGGTTATG AATGGTCCGGATGAAAGAACCATACCTGGGAACACTGTTGCAGTACGACCAGATATGCCATTTGCTGGTCTCTCAACATTTGGAGGAGCATTTTTATCAAAATTCGAGTGTTCTGAAATGCCTCATTCT ctTCTGGATCATATATCATTGGTTGATAGTCCTGGTGTTTTATCGGGAGAGAAACAACGCAcgcaaagaagttatgattttaccgGCGTTATAAAGTGGTTTGCAGAAAAATGTGATCTCATTCTCCTTCTCTTTGACCCTCATAAGCTTGATATAAGTGATGAATTCAAGCGTGTCATTACATCTTTAAATGGTCAAAATGATAAGATTCGTGTGGTCCTTAACAAAGCAGACCAAGTTGATACACAAAAA TTGATGAGAGTTTATGGTGCATTGATGTGGTCACTAGGGAAATTTTTGAACACACCAGAAGTCGCACGTGTTTATATCGG atcgTTTAATGATAAACCACTTAAGGAAGGAGTAGTGGATGCCATGATCAAGGAACTTTTTGAGAAAGAACAGGATGACCTTCTTTTAGACTTGATAGACATTCCCAAGAAAGCTTGTGATCGAAGG ATCAATGAGTTTGTTAAACGTGCCCGAGCTGCAAAGATACATGCGTATATAATCGGCCATTTGAAAAAAGAGATGCCTTCCATGTTGGGTAAAACCAAAGCTCAACAAAAACTCATAGATAATCTTCAGGATGAATTTGCAAAG ATATTGAACAGTTTAAGGAAGTTCTTGCTACGTATAATATCGATAAGTTTGAGAAAGTGA
- the LOC111900567 gene encoding EH domain-containing protein 1 isoform X1: protein MEIVSTSIASCPNEHRKIYQQWFDYIDSDDDGRITGIEASEFLAMSKLAKHDLKQVWAIADSKRQGFLCFKEFITAMQLVTLAQAGHDLSIDLLRNTDVERLELPSIEGLGQFLAKRNASRNDAGAESNGTPPFSSIPKLNTFFSSKSTKKRALNDVTSIVDGLKKLYNEKLKPLEIAYQYNDFASPLLTDSDFYGKPMVMLLGQYSTGKTTFLKHILKCNYPGAHIGPEPTTDRFIVVMNGPDERTIPGNTVAVRPDMPFAGLSTFGGAFLSKFECSEMPHSLLDHISLVDSPGVLSGEKQRTQRSYDFTGVIKWFAEKCDLILLLFDPHKLDISDEFKRVITSLNGQNDKIRVVLNKADQVDTQKLMRVYGALMWSLGKFLNTPEVARVYIGSFNDKPLKEGVVDAMIKELFEKEQDDLLLDLIDIPKKACDRRINEFVKRARAAKIHAYIIGHLKKEMPSMLGKTKAQQKLIDNLQDEFAKIEKEYHVPPGDFPDIEQFKEVLATYNIDKFEKVKPKLIQAVDEMIANDIPELLQNFRNPYD from the exons ATGGAGATTGTCTCTACCTCAATTGCCTCTTGTCCAAACGAGCATCGGAAAATCTATCAACAATGGTTCGACTACATCGATTCAG ATGATGATGGTCGGATAACAGGAATTGAAGCATCAGAGTTTTTAGCTATGTCAAAGTTAGCAAAGCATGACCTTAAGCAG GTTTGGGCAATTGCAGACTCTAAGAGGCAaggttttttatgttttaaagagttCATCACTGCTATGCAG TTGGTGACTCTAGCACAAGCAGGACATGATCTAAGTATAGATTTATTGAGAAACACAG ATGTGGAACGTTTGGAACTTCCATCGATAGAAGGGTTGGGTCAGTTTCTTGCG AAGCGTAATGCTTCAAGAAATGATGCTGGAGCTGAATCAAATG GAACTCCTCCATTTTCAAGTATCCCAAAGCTTAAcacttttttttcttcaaaatctaCCAAGAAG AGAGCACTTAATGATGTGACATCAATAGTTGATGGATTAAAGAAATTGTATAATGAAAAGCTAAAGCCATTGGAAATTGCTTACCAATACAATGACTTTGCATCTCCTTTATTG ACAGACAGCGATTTTTATGGCAAGCCTATGGTAATGCTTCTTGGTCAATACTCAACAGGGAAAAcaacatttttaaaacatatactcaAATGCAATTACCCAG GAGCCCACATTGGACCCGAGCCAACAACCGATAGATTTATTGTGGTTATG AATGGTCCGGATGAAAGAACCATACCTGGGAACACTGTTGCAGTACGACCAGATATGCCATTTGCTGGTCTCTCAACATTTGGAGGAGCATTTTTATCAAAATTCGAGTGTTCTGAAATGCCTCATTCT ctTCTGGATCATATATCATTGGTTGATAGTCCTGGTGTTTTATCGGGAGAGAAACAACGCAcgcaaagaagttatgattttaccgGCGTTATAAAGTGGTTTGCAGAAAAATGTGATCTCATTCTCCTTCTCTTTGACCCTCATAAGCTTGATATAAGTGATGAATTCAAGCGTGTCATTACATCTTTAAATGGTCAAAATGATAAGATTCGTGTGGTCCTTAACAAAGCAGACCAAGTTGATACACAAAAA TTGATGAGAGTTTATGGTGCATTGATGTGGTCACTAGGGAAATTTTTGAACACACCAGAAGTCGCACGTGTTTATATCGG atcgTTTAATGATAAACCACTTAAGGAAGGAGTAGTGGATGCCATGATCAAGGAACTTTTTGAGAAAGAACAGGATGACCTTCTTTTAGACTTGATAGACATTCCCAAGAAAGCTTGTGATCGAAGG ATCAATGAGTTTGTTAAACGTGCCCGAGCTGCAAAGATACATGCGTATATAATCGGCCATTTGAAAAAAGAGATGCCTTCCATGTTGGGTAAAACCAAAGCTCAACAAAAACTCATAGATAATCTTCAGGATGAATTTGCAAAG attgAAAAGGAATACCATGTGCCACCTGGCGATTTTCCAGATATTGAACAGTTTAAGGAAGTTCTTGCTACGTATAATATCGATAAGTTTGAGAAAGTGAAGCCCAAATTGATTCAGGCTGTTG
- the LOC111900567 gene encoding EH domain-containing protein 1 isoform X3, which translates to MQLVTLAQAGHDLSIDLLRNTDVERLELPSIEGLGQFLAKRNASRNDAGAESNGTPPFSSIPKLNTFFSSKSTKKRALNDVTSIVDGLKKLYNEKLKPLEIAYQYNDFASPLLTDSDFYGKPMVMLLGQYSTGKTTFLKHILKCNYPGAHIGPEPTTDRFIVVMNGPDERTIPGNTVAVRPDMPFAGLSTFGGAFLSKFECSEMPHSLLDHISLVDSPGVLSGEKQRTQRSYDFTGVIKWFAEKCDLILLLFDPHKLDISDEFKRVITSLNGQNDKIRVVLNKADQVDTQKLMRVYGALMWSLGKFLNTPEVARVYIGSFNDKPLKEGVVDAMIKELFEKEQDDLLLDLIDIPKKACDRRINEFVKRARAAKIHAYIIGHLKKEMPSMLGKTKAQQKLIDNLQDEFAKIEKEYHVPPGDFPDIEQFKEVLATYNIDKFEKVKPKLIQAVDEMIANDIPELLQNFRNPYD; encoded by the exons ATGCAG TTGGTGACTCTAGCACAAGCAGGACATGATCTAAGTATAGATTTATTGAGAAACACAG ATGTGGAACGTTTGGAACTTCCATCGATAGAAGGGTTGGGTCAGTTTCTTGCG AAGCGTAATGCTTCAAGAAATGATGCTGGAGCTGAATCAAATG GAACTCCTCCATTTTCAAGTATCCCAAAGCTTAAcacttttttttcttcaaaatctaCCAAGAAG AGAGCACTTAATGATGTGACATCAATAGTTGATGGATTAAAGAAATTGTATAATGAAAAGCTAAAGCCATTGGAAATTGCTTACCAATACAATGACTTTGCATCTCCTTTATTG ACAGACAGCGATTTTTATGGCAAGCCTATGGTAATGCTTCTTGGTCAATACTCAACAGGGAAAAcaacatttttaaaacatatactcaAATGCAATTACCCAG GAGCCCACATTGGACCCGAGCCAACAACCGATAGATTTATTGTGGTTATG AATGGTCCGGATGAAAGAACCATACCTGGGAACACTGTTGCAGTACGACCAGATATGCCATTTGCTGGTCTCTCAACATTTGGAGGAGCATTTTTATCAAAATTCGAGTGTTCTGAAATGCCTCATTCT ctTCTGGATCATATATCATTGGTTGATAGTCCTGGTGTTTTATCGGGAGAGAAACAACGCAcgcaaagaagttatgattttaccgGCGTTATAAAGTGGTTTGCAGAAAAATGTGATCTCATTCTCCTTCTCTTTGACCCTCATAAGCTTGATATAAGTGATGAATTCAAGCGTGTCATTACATCTTTAAATGGTCAAAATGATAAGATTCGTGTGGTCCTTAACAAAGCAGACCAAGTTGATACACAAAAA TTGATGAGAGTTTATGGTGCATTGATGTGGTCACTAGGGAAATTTTTGAACACACCAGAAGTCGCACGTGTTTATATCGG atcgTTTAATGATAAACCACTTAAGGAAGGAGTAGTGGATGCCATGATCAAGGAACTTTTTGAGAAAGAACAGGATGACCTTCTTTTAGACTTGATAGACATTCCCAAGAAAGCTTGTGATCGAAGG ATCAATGAGTTTGTTAAACGTGCCCGAGCTGCAAAGATACATGCGTATATAATCGGCCATTTGAAAAAAGAGATGCCTTCCATGTTGGGTAAAACCAAAGCTCAACAAAAACTCATAGATAATCTTCAGGATGAATTTGCAAAG attgAAAAGGAATACCATGTGCCACCTGGCGATTTTCCAGATATTGAACAGTTTAAGGAAGTTCTTGCTACGTATAATATCGATAAGTTTGAGAAAGTGAAGCCCAAATTGATTCAGGCTGTTG